One part of the Candidatus Uhrbacteria bacterium CG10_big_fil_rev_8_21_14_0_10_50_16 genome encodes these proteins:
- a CDS encoding phenylalanine--tRNA ligase subunit beta: MYDSLSNSSMNILAPYSWIKAFLQTEFTPEDYAKQIALVGNEVEHQMRADVHMGPHVVVGKILEVHPHPNADKLRLVLTEIAPGEKKQIVCGGSNLQAGQIVAVALPGAVVSWHGTEEVELKETQIRGQESFGMICAAEEIGFPKLSDGEKIWDLSEIIPDALVGTSLAKALELDGEIIFDIEQTTNRPDGMSIVGQAREAYAAMLGEFDDPLTQPPVLPSPTSPTQNVLSVHVDDHKLCPRYMGAVLEVTVGPSPWWIQRRLLLAGAKPINNVVDVTNYVRLELGQPLHTFDYNRIVGGTIVVRSAKQGEVITALDGEEYTLTPGMLVIADAVKSVAIAGVMGGLETGVTKDTTKIVLEAATFDPLSIRSTWRVLNLQSDSQTLYEKGVSAELPAYGLARAIELLQEVADAKLVSAVQDARVSEYVPKTFILRPERVNQLMGVALDVEVQTGMLKRLGFEVSEATGEVNAFSVRVPFWRDMDIEADVDLTEEIARLYGYANIPSTLPTGAIPRRERDVLLDRENEIKDVLAGAGWTEVYANSFIDPADLTKAGFDADTALALENPLTEESVMRPTLMPTMLRTLQQNELHPTAERLFELQRVYLSRKGDLPEERSMLMVSVMADKAGEHLFRTMKGVLDTLCDHYHVSYRLTREDVGEQYHPGRSASVWVGGVRVGTIGEVHPLIHRAFGIDRHVALLEMDLPALEAHLKLTPTYVEPSAFPFVYRDLAILVDEAVEYGDVQETMRLASSLLQDVELFDLYRGTQVPSGKKSLAVHLEFSADKTLTSEEVDVEMKRLVETLTNQFSAFVRE; encoded by the coding sequence ATGTACGATTCCTTGAGCAATTCTAGTATGAATATTTTAGCGCCCTATAGTTGGATCAAAGCCTTCCTGCAAACGGAGTTTACTCCAGAGGATTATGCGAAGCAGATTGCGCTTGTTGGAAACGAGGTAGAACATCAAATGCGTGCGGACGTCCATATGGGACCCCACGTGGTGGTTGGAAAAATTTTAGAGGTACACCCGCATCCAAACGCCGATAAGCTGCGACTTGTGCTCACGGAAATTGCACCCGGAGAGAAGAAGCAGATTGTGTGTGGCGGGTCGAATCTTCAGGCGGGACAAATTGTGGCCGTGGCATTGCCTGGAGCCGTGGTGTCTTGGCATGGAACGGAAGAGGTGGAACTCAAAGAGACACAAATTCGTGGTCAGGAAAGTTTTGGGATGATTTGTGCTGCGGAGGAAATTGGGTTTCCAAAATTGTCTGATGGAGAGAAAATTTGGGATTTGTCAGAAATAATTCCAGATGCTCTTGTGGGGACGTCGCTTGCCAAGGCGCTTGAACTGGACGGTGAGATTATTTTTGATATCGAGCAGACCACCAATCGACCAGACGGCATGAGTATTGTGGGGCAAGCACGTGAGGCCTATGCGGCTATGCTTGGAGAGTTTGATGATCCGCTCACACAACCGCCGGTTTTGCCGTCACCTACCAGCCCGACACAAAATGTGTTGAGTGTACATGTAGATGACCACAAATTGTGTCCACGCTATATGGGTGCCGTGTTGGAGGTGACGGTTGGTCCGTCTCCTTGGTGGATTCAGCGTCGTCTACTCCTCGCGGGTGCAAAACCGATCAATAACGTAGTGGACGTCACGAACTATGTGCGTCTCGAACTAGGGCAACCTTTACACACGTTTGATTACAATAGAATTGTAGGTGGTACGATTGTTGTGCGTTCTGCCAAACAAGGAGAAGTGATTACGGCATTAGATGGAGAAGAATACACGCTCACACCTGGGATGCTGGTGATCGCCGACGCAGTAAAGTCAGTAGCGATTGCGGGTGTGATGGGAGGATTGGAAACAGGTGTTACAAAAGATACCACGAAAATTGTCTTAGAGGCGGCCACCTTTGACCCGTTGTCGATTCGTTCCACATGGCGCGTGCTCAACCTCCAGTCTGACTCACAGACTTTGTATGAGAAAGGTGTGTCTGCTGAGTTGCCGGCTTATGGATTGGCGCGTGCCATTGAATTGTTGCAGGAGGTTGCTGATGCAAAACTTGTATCCGCCGTGCAAGACGCACGTGTTTCAGAATATGTTCCAAAAACATTTATTCTACGCCCAGAACGCGTGAATCAACTTATGGGTGTCGCCTTGGATGTGGAGGTGCAAACGGGCATGCTCAAACGCCTTGGGTTTGAGGTGAGTGAGGCCACGGGCGAGGTGAACGCGTTTTCAGTGCGTGTTCCATTTTGGCGTGATATGGACATTGAGGCAGACGTGGACCTAACAGAAGAGATCGCTCGTTTGTATGGCTATGCCAATATTCCGTCTACCTTGCCAACGGGAGCAATCCCACGTCGCGAGCGGGATGTATTGCTGGACCGCGAGAATGAGATCAAGGATGTACTCGCAGGCGCTGGTTGGACGGAGGTGTATGCCAACTCGTTTATCGATCCTGCAGATCTTACCAAGGCGGGGTTTGATGCTGATACCGCACTTGCGTTGGAGAACCCACTGACGGAAGAGTCTGTTATGCGACCAACGCTGATGCCGACCATGCTCCGCACGCTCCAACAGAACGAATTACATCCAACAGCCGAACGACTCTTTGAATTGCAGCGTGTCTACCTCTCACGAAAGGGAGATTTGCCGGAAGAGCGCTCGATGCTTATGGTGAGTGTGATGGCTGACAAAGCAGGTGAACACCTTTTTAGAACGATGAAAGGAGTATTGGATACACTTTGTGATCATTACCATGTTAGCTATCGATTAACACGTGAGGACGTGGGAGAGCAATATCACCCTGGGCGGTCGGCTTCCGTGTGGGTGGGCGGTGTACGTGTGGGAACCATTGGAGAAGTTCATCCTCTTATCCATCGGGCATTTGGCATTGATCGACACGTGGCTTTATTGGAGATGGACTTACCGGCATTGGAGGCGCATCTTAAGCTCACACCTACTTATGTAGAGCCGTCGGCGTTTCCATTTGTCTATCGCGACTTGGCGATTTTGGTGGACGAAGCGGTGGAGTACGGTGACGTGCAGGAGACTATGCGATTGGCGTCGAGCTTACTGCAAGATGTGGAGCTGTTTGATCTCTATCGTGGGACGCAGGTGCCAAGCGGCAAAAAATCCCTCGCCGTACATTTGGAATTCTCTGCAGATAAGACGCTTACGTCTGAGGAAGTAGATGTGGAAATGAAGCGGCTTGTTGAGACACTTACCAATCAATTCTCCGCTTTTGTTAGGGAATAG